The following are encoded together in the Macadamia integrifolia cultivar HAES 741 chromosome 10, SCU_Mint_v3, whole genome shotgun sequence genome:
- the LOC122091205 gene encoding endoglucanase 24-like has protein sequence MGADSKSKGGCLGWFILIVIFIVIAGAVGLVLVKRSHHAKGGVAPVPGPPGAIAQKYADALEVSVQFFDVQKSGKLVDNKISWRGDSALKDGKEEDLDLSKGMYDAGDHMKFGFPMAFTATVLSWAILEYGDQMSAVKQLEPAQESLKWITDYLINAHPSANVLYIQVGDPEVDHKCWERPEAMTEKRPLTQVNASTPGTEVVAETAAAMAAASLVFKTADSTYSGLLLKHAKQLFTFADTYKGSYSVSIPEVQTYYNSTGYKDELLWAASWLYHATGDDSYLKYVTVQHGKAFADWGTPSWFSWDNKLAGTQVLLSRLHLFGAKEASDEENNGLQMYRKTAEAVMCGLLPDSPTATTSRTEGGLIWVSEWNALQHPVASSFLAVLYSDYMLTSQTASFDCDGKSFTPQDLRKFATSQADYVLGDNPMKMSYLVGYGSEYPQYVHHRGASIPADDDTGCKGFKWLSSTKPNPNVAIGALVGGPFLNETYMDSRNNSMQGEPSTYNGALVIGLLSGLVTTSSVVSSFT, from the exons ATGGGAGCTGATTCGAAGTCGAAGGGGGGATGCTTAGGGTGGTTCATTCTAATTGTGATTTTTATTGTTATCGCCGGAGCTGTAGGTCTTGTTTTAGTAAAGAGATCTCATCATGCAAAGGGAGGTGTTGCTCCAGTTCCAGGGCCTCCCGGCGCCATTGCCCAGAAATACGCCGACGCCCTTGAAGTCTCTGTGCAATTTTTCGATGTCCAGAAAT CTGGTAAGTTGGTTGATAACAAGATATCCTGGAGAGGGGATTCGGCTTTAAAAGATGGAAAAGAAGAGGATCTAGATCTGTCAAAAGGAATGTATGATGCTGGTGATCACATGAAATTTGGTTTTCCTATGGCTTTCACTGCTACTGTTTTGTCATGGGCCATACTTGAATATGGAGATCAGATGAGTGCAGTCAAGCAGCTAGAACCTGCTCAAGAATCACTCAAATGGATAACTGATTACCTCATCAATGCCCATCCTTCTGCGAATGTGCTCTATATTCAG GTGGGTGATCCTGAAGTAGACCACAAGTGTTGGGAGAGACCTGAAGCCATGACTGAGAAAAGGCCTCTTACACAGGTGAATGCATCTACTCCAGggacagaagttgtagcagaaACTGCAGCTGCTATGGCAGCAGCTTCTCTGGTGTTCAAGACTGCGGATTCCACGTACTCAGGATTGCTTCTTAAGCATGCCAAACAACTATTCACTTTTGCAGATACTTACAAAGGTTCTTATAGTGTCAGCATTCCTGAAGTTCAGACATACTATAACTCTACAGGATATAAAGATGAGCTCTTGTGGGCTGCTAGCTGGCTCTATCATGCCACTGGAGATGACTCTTACCTCAAATATGTCACCGTACAACATGGAAAAGCCTTTGCGGATTGGGGAACCCCATCATGGTTTAGCTGGGATAACAAGCTTGCGGGAACTCAG GTTCTCTTGTCGAGGTTACACTTATTTGGAGCAAAAGAGGCCTCAGATGAAGAGAACAATGGCCTCCAGATGTACAGGAAAACAGCTGAGGCTGTTATGTGTGGTCTCCTGCCAGATTCCCCAACAGCCACAACCAGCAGAACAGAAG GTGGTCTGATATGGGTCAGTGAGTGGAACGCTCTTCAGCATCCTGTTGCGTCTTCATTCCTAGCTGTTCTTTACAGTGATTACATGCTTACGTCGCAGACTGCAAGTTTTGATTGTGATGGGAAATCCTTCACTCCACAAGACCTCCGCAAATTTGCCACTTCCCAG GCTGATTATGTATTGGGTGACAATCCAATGAAAATGAGCTATCTTGTTGGGTACGGGAGTGAGTATCCACAATATGTACATCACAGGGGAGCTTCAATTCCAGCAGATGATGATACTGGCTGCAAGGGTTTCAAGTGGCTTTCCTCAACTAAACCTAATCCAAATGTTGCCATTGGAGCACTTGTGGGTGGACCTTTCCTTAATGAGACCTATATGGATTCCCGTAACAACTCTATGCAAGGGGAACCAAGTACTTACAATGGTGCTCTTGTCATTGGGCTCCTCTCAGGATTGGTCACCACCTCCTCTGTGGTCTCATCTTTCACATAA